ATCATCGACGGCTTAATATTGCAGTGGACATCATCCTGGCGGGCGCATTTTTCTGGATGCAGGGCGGCGTGCGCGGTCCGGCTTTTTGGGCGGGTTTGCTTCCGATCCTGACAGGCTCCATTTATTTCGAGATCATCGGCGCGGTCGTCACTTCACTGATCTTTTCGGGGCTTGTGATCTATACCGGCCTGCGAAATGAAGGCAACCTGCTCCTTGCGGTCCTGATCGCAGGAATCATGAGTCTGCTGGGCATCCTCTTCGGTTTTCTTGGGCGCAGGTTGATGGACCATATGCGCAAGAACCGATCCATCTGGGGGGACGAAGAGGAGAGAAAACGCGCCATTCAAAACGAGCGCATGCGCGCCATTTACGAACTGACCTCCACGCTTTCGACCACCCTCAGTTATAAACGCGTACTCGATTCCGCCCTCGATATGAGCGCCTCGGCTCTAAACCCGAACCTGGAACCGGAGCAGACGACCAGCGATCCGCTGGTGGGCGCGGTGATGCTCTTCAACGCCGGAAAACTACGGGTCGGTTCTGCGAGGCGTTTTACCAACGCCGATATGCGGATCACCTTCGACGGCACGGAGGGAATACTCAAGAGAGCGATCGATGAGGGCGAACCCGTCAAATTCAATGACATCGGCTACGACCAGGAATTGGGGCGGGTGGTGGCGCTCCGCAATTGCACCAGCGGATACATCTTCCCCCTGCGCAGCGGATTCAACGTCTATGGCGTGCTGATCTTTGCCCATCCCGAACCCGATTACTTCACCACCGAACGTACGAACCTTTTGGATATCATCGGCCGCCAGGCGGTCATCGCCATTCAGAACGCGCGCCTTTACCAGGACCTGGTGGAGGAAAAAGAACGCCTCGCGGATGTGTACGAAGAAGCGCGCAAGAAACTGGCGCGTGACCTGCACGACGGCCCCACTCAATCGGTGGCGGCCATGGCGATGCGTTTGAACATCTCGCGCCGCATGCTTTCAAAGGACCCCAAAGGCGCCAATGAAGAACTGGTCAAGCTGGAGGATCTGGCGCATCGCACCACCAAGGAGATCCGGCACATGCTCTTTACCCTGAGGCCGCTCATCCTCGAGTCGCAGGGTCTTGCCGCAGCAATTCAATCCATGGCGGATAAGATGATGGAGACCTTCGCCCAGCGCGTCGTGGTGGAGATCGACCAGAACGCGGCGCAGCAGTTGGAGATGGGCAAGCAGGGCGTGATCTTCTACATCATCGAAGAGGCGGTCAACAACGCGCGCAAGCACGCCGTGGCCGATACGATCACCGTGCGTTTGCGGCAGGTGGAGACGGGGGTCGTTCTTTTGGAAATCATCGATAACGGCGTGGGTTTCGACGTGAAAGCCATCACACAGAATTACGAAAAACGTTCCAGCAGCAGCCTGGGCATGGTGAACCTGCGTGAGCGGGCCGAACTGGTGAACGGCTTGCTCAATATCGAATCGAAGTCGGGCAGGGGTACGAATGTGCAAGTGTACATTCCGCTCACCGAGGAAGCTGCCGACCGCCTGCATCACGCCCGCAGAAAATAAATCTCTTGCATCACATCCATCATGCACCCGGGATTCCGAGCCGCCGGCCGCCGTTGATCCTCATTCATGGCGCAGGCGGCAGCTTTTTATCCTGGCATCCAATTCTCAGAAGGCTCGCAGGTGAAACGGTTTACACGCTCGACCTGCCCGGTCACGGTGAATCACAAGGCGCGGGCCGGGCATCCGTCCGCGAGTATGCATCGGATGTCTTGCAATTCATGGAAGAAAGACGGATTCACAAACCGGTCTTTGCGGGACATTCCATGGGAAGCGCCATTGTCTTGACCATTGCGCTGGATGCGCCTGAAAAACTTTCGGGGTTTGCATTGCTTGGAGCTGGGGCGAGACTTCGCGTCTCGCCTATGATCCTCAAAAAAGCTCGCAATCCCGCTACATTTGCCGACGCGGTGGCTTTGATCAACGAATATAGTTTCAGCCCGGATGTTCCGAAAGACCTTTTGCGGTTATCCACTCAGAATATGATGAAGACCGATCCGCAAACCCTGCTGGGCGATTTTCTCGCCTGTGATTCGTTCGATGTGACGGATCGTGTCGACTCGATCCAGGTTCCAGCCCTCATCCTTTGCGGCACCTTGGATGTAATGACCCAGCCAAAGTATTCCGAATTCCTCGCGGAGAAGATACCCGGGGCGCGTTTGCATCTGATCAAGGAAGCCGGTCACATGATCGCGCTCGAACAACCGGATGTTGTCGGAAGATTATTGAAGGAATTTTTGGAGAGTCTCCCGCCTCTTTCCTGACATTGGGCTGGTACCGCCCATTTGATTTTTTTTCACACTGAAACTGTAGGTCACGCTCCAGCGTGACCTACGAGTTTTCCACTGATAATATCTTTTTCAATAATGGCATTGCCGCCATCACCGCCCTTGCCCGGTGACTGAGTCGATTCTTTTCCGCCGCATCCAATTCAGCCATCGTTTTTCCCAAACCTGTCAGTAAAAAGATCGGATCGTACCCGAACCCGCCCATGCCGCGTTCTTCGGGGATGATCTCGCCGTAACAATCCCCTTCGGCAAATTCAACTTCTCCATTCGGCTTTGCAACTGCAATTGTGGCATGGAAATGTGCCGTCCATGGGCGCGGTTTGCCATTGAGATTCGCCAAAAGAAAGATTCGTCTGTCTTTATCGTTCGCCCCCGGTTTAGGGGAATATCGTGCCGAATAAAGACCGGGCGCGCCGTCGAGCGCATTCACTTCGAGGCCTGAATCATCTGCCAGGGAGATCAGTCCGCTGGCTTGAGCGAAGGCGATTGCTTTCTTGGCGGCGTTTTCCCGATAGGTGGAGCCGTCCTCGTCGACTTCGAGTTGCAGGTTGATTTGTGCGGGCGTAACGAATTCTATGCCGGAGCCTGCGAGCAGTTCCTTGAATTCAACGACCTTGCCCTTGTTGTTTGTGGCGATGAGAAGTTTGTTCATTTTCTCTATTGTAGGTCACGCTTTTAGCGTGACGATTTTATGAATGAGAATTGTCGGGTTGAAAGCCTGACCTACTTTTGATTTTATTCATTGCCCATTCCGCATGTTGGCTGACTAGGGTTTCCTCATCTTTTGCCGCAGCTTCGAGAACCGGCAGGTCTTTTTCATTTCCAGCGTTCCCAACAGCCACCGCGAGATTGCGCAAATAGCCGCGGCGTTTGGCGCGTTTGATTGGGGAACGCTTGAATCTTTGATTGAATTCTGAAGATGTCATGGTCAAATCGTCGGATAAAACAGGGAGCGGAATGGACGGTTCAAGCCCGGGATCACCCGGCGGCGAGAATCGATTCCACGGGCAGACCTGCTGACAGATATCACATCCGAAGATCCAATCCCCCATTTTCGGGCGCAATTCTTCAGGGATATCATCCTTGTTTTCGATGGTGAGGTAGGAAATGCAGCGCCGCGAGTCAATAATGCGGTTTGGGAGAATGCAATTCGTGGGGCAGGCTTCGACGCATCGGGTGCAGGTCCCGCAGTGATCGGTTCGGGATGGCTCATCAACTTCGAGCTCGATGCCGAGAAAAATTTCTGCGAGCAGGAAGGTCGAACCGGCTTTTGGGTTGATGAGCATGGAGTTTCTGCCGATCCAGCCGAGACCGGCGCGTTGAGCCAGTTCACGTTCGAGAATCGGACCGGTATCCGTGTAGCAGCGATTGGGAACGGGACGCCCGATCTGTTCTTCGATGAATTGGACGATATCTTTCAATCGAGAGGGAATGATGTCGTGGTAGTCGTTTCCCAAGGCATAGGAGGCGATTTGGAAGGAGGAAGTAGGAAGGGTGAGGGATGGTTGGTTGGCGGGGGCATAAGGCAACGCCAGCACGAGAATGGATTTGCATCCGGGGAGGATCAGCTTCGGGTCGGCGCGGCGCAATCGGCTTCGTTCCGAGGCGAGGTAATTCATCGTGCCGTGATGATTCGAATCCAGCCATTTCTGAAAGATGTCAAAGTGTTCGGTCGGCTCGCAAGAAGTAACGCCAGCCAGGATAAATCCCAGCTGGCGCGCTTTGTCTTTTATGTGTCGGGTGAGTTCGTTTTTATTGGACAACGATCTTCACGATAAGAATGAAATCTTTCTTCCCAAAAGGAATGCCCTTGGCGTTCACCATTTGCCAATAGCCGGTGTATTCGCCAGCCGTGGAGGGGGCTTTGAACTGGACGGAGACATCCACTTCCTGGCCCGGCGCGACGAGGGATGCAAGCGGAACGGGTTGGGCGCCCATCCGTTCGTTGGGAGGCGAGCTATAGGAGAAAATGGGTTTGTAATTTGTATCCCAGGTGCAGATGCCGGTGTTCTTGATCTTCCAGGTCTTGACGAATTCCTGTCCGGGCGTCATGGGTGTGCCGTCGGGTATGGTGACATCGAGGGTGGCGAGATCGAACGAGTAGTCGTCGCACAGGGCGTCGGGTGTCAGAGCCGCCTGTGTCGGGTCGAGGGTGAAAAGCGGAACGGCGGTTTCAGTAGGCGGAAGGAATTCCGGAGTGGGCGTCTCGGAAGGGAGAGGCTGGGATGTGGGTGTGGCGAATGCAGCTGTCAACGTAAATTCAGCCATCACAGTGCTTGCCGCCGAAGTGCGGACGACGTTCACATCCACTGTCGGCTCGATGGGGACGGCGGGGGCGCAGGCGGAAAAAAACGCTCCCAGCACAAGAAGGGCAAAGATTTTTTTCATGAGTTCCCTGCTTTCTATTTCAATACTGCGATGATCCGAACCCAGACGAGAGACCCGAAGTATTGACCGGCGTCATCCCGGATTTTGAAATACCAGGTGTAATCCCCGGGTTTGTTGGGCGCCCTCATTGGGACGGAAAACGTTCGGTATTCGCCGGGTTTGGTAAAAGGTCCATCCTTGGGTATTGTGTAAGTCTTCGGCAGGACGTACAACGGACCCGTGGAAAACTCCTCGATAAATACAAAAGAATAACCTTCATCCCATGCGCATGTGCCAGTGTTGAGGAATTCCCAGTTTTTGGTGAATTCTTCCCCGATCAGGATGGTCTTGCCATCGTAGGGGTTGGATTCGCCGACAAGATACCCGTCGTTACAGCCATTCTTGGTGGTGACCGTGCTATACGCGCCCGGCGAGGATGTTGGTGTGACAAGCAGTCCCGCCTGGGGGGTAAACCCCGGCTGCTGGGTGTTGAAAGTGAAGGGCGTATTCGTTGAGATCCCGAAAGGATCTGTGGTGGAAACTGCAACGGTGTTGGTCGGCGCAATCGTATTGGTCGGAATCGGCGTTGGAGGAACTGCGGCGGCGGTTTGTGTCGCCTGATCTGCGGCCTGGGTCAAGACCAGTGAGAAAGCCTGGGTCTGGATCGCGCCGACATCCTGCGCAGGCGGCGGGGTGGCTCCGACATTGCACGAACTTAGAAGCACAGCCGCAACGGCAAAACCTGCCAGCCAGCGGAACTTACGAAAATTCATGGTGAAACCTCCGTTACTCATCGACTTAATTATAACCCGCCGCGCATCCAAATTTAGCCGGGGTTTTAATCTGCTTACGCCGTTTTAATCTCATTCATGCGGATTGATTGAATATTCCCCCGTGCAATGACTCTACCATCCGGAATGTGCTCGCCTTTCCGCCTCATTCCGGACGTTTGGGATTCAGCCTGAAACCCGAATCGTGGTTAAACGCCCCTGCCAGCGGACTCGACTCCAATGCCATCACCCGGCCGTTTGCGAAGAAGGCAAAATCGAATGTGGTGGCGTCGCCCGCTTTTTTTCCAGGGATGGGCATCAGCCTTGCAGTGAGCGGCTTATTCAAGCGCAAAGCCAGGGCGCAAATATCCAGTAAAAGCGGCGTGATTTCCTCCGCAGTCACATCGCCCGCCAGCGGAACCGTATCCAACCCGGTGCCGCAGACTGCCGAATAAAGCAAGGCATCTTTCACAGTAAGCACACCCTCTGCCGCGCGTTTCGCTAAAATCGTATCCTCAAGAATCGGTTGCATGAAACCGTTGAAGCCGATGTGCGGAAAGTCCGCCCGTTCGATTGCATCGGTGAGAACTGCGGCGGCGGCGAGTGAACCGTGCAGACCGATTTTGGGAACACCCATATTCTCAACTGCCTTCCCAAGCGAATAAGCGTCATCGGGGAAGGGCGCAAGAGAAAAGTCAATCCCCTTAAACGTGATGCGTGAAGCATGATGCGTAAGCTCTTGCGCAAGTTTGGTGATTGCCTGCCCATGTTTGGTGATCTCTGCAATGAGCAGGTTCCGTCCACCGTCTACTGTCTTCTGTCCATGAAATGCATTTACTGCCAGATCCGCACATTCAACCGCAATGCCAAAAGCAGGCTGGTCGGATGTGTGATATGCCCCCGGAAAGAATGGCGCATTGGCGCCGACATTTGCCAGCGCGGTGAAATGCAGGTTGGCAAACCCGTCAGGGTCGAGCGGCGCGGACCTGACGATGATCTCTGCACAAGCCTTGACCCGTGCCATGTGGATCGTCTGCGCATCTGCCATCACACCGCTGAAGAAAACACCTTCACTCGCCGCGATCGCATCCGGTATGACCTGATAACTGCGAGGCAGTTCCGGCAGGGCGGGCCCCAGCGCTGCATATGAAATGCCATTCTGTTTCATCACCTGTGCAAAATTCCCGGCATATTTTGGCAACTCGTCAATATGCTTTTCGCCCAGAAGTTTCGCGAATGAAACCGTCGCCACGCGGACGGTCTGCACTTCGTAGCCAGCCGCCTCATACGCGGATTTCGCCCCGGATAAAAAATCTCCCGCTTCACGCAGGATATTTTCTTTCAAGGGATAACCGGGATTGCAGAAATAGGTGATTGAGCGGATCTTCATGACAGCTTGTTTTCGTCGTCT
This portion of the Anaerolineales bacterium genome encodes:
- a CDS encoding alpha/beta hydrolase; this encodes MHHIHHAPGIPSRRPPLILIHGAGGSFLSWHPILRRLAGETVYTLDLPGHGESQGAGRASVREYASDVLQFMEERRIHKPVFAGHSMGSAIVLTIALDAPEKLSGFALLGAGARLRVSPMILKKARNPATFADAVALINEYSFSPDVPKDLLRLSTQNMMKTDPQTLLGDFLACDSFDVTDRVDSIQVPALILCGTLDVMTQPKYSEFLAEKIPGARLHLIKEAGHMIALEQPDVVGRLLKEFLESLPPLS
- the rdgB gene encoding RdgB/HAM1 family non-canonical purine NTP pyrophosphatase translates to MNKLLIATNNKGKVVEFKELLAGSGIEFVTPAQINLQLEVDEDGSTYRENAAKKAIAFAQASGLISLADDSGLEVNALDGAPGLYSARYSPKPGANDKDRRIFLLANLNGKPRPWTAHFHATIAVAKPNGEVEFAEGDCYGEIIPEERGMGGFGYDPIFLLTGLGKTMAELDAAEKNRLSHRARAVMAAMPLLKKILSVENS
- a CDS encoding DUF711 family protein, with translation MKIRSITYFCNPGYPLKENILREAGDFLSGAKSAYEAAGYEVQTVRVATVSFAKLLGEKHIDELPKYAGNFAQVMKQNGISYAALGPALPELPRSYQVIPDAIAASEGVFFSGVMADAQTIHMARVKACAEIIVRSAPLDPDGFANLHFTALANVGANAPFFPGAYHTSDQPAFGIAVECADLAVNAFHGQKTVDGGRNLLIAEITKHGQAITKLAQELTHHASRITFKGIDFSLAPFPDDAYSLGKAVENMGVPKIGLHGSLAAAAVLTDAIERADFPHIGFNGFMQPILEDTILAKRAAEGVLTVKDALLYSAVCGTGLDTVPLAGDVTAEEITPLLLDICALALRLNKPLTARLMPIPGKKAGDATTFDFAFFANGRVMALESSPLAGAFNHDSGFRLNPKRPE
- the queG gene encoding tRNA epoxyqueuosine(34) reductase QueG — its product is MSNKNELTRHIKDKARQLGFILAGVTSCEPTEHFDIFQKWLDSNHHGTMNYLASERSRLRRADPKLILPGCKSILVLALPYAPANQPSLTLPTSSFQIASYALGNDYHDIIPSRLKDIVQFIEEQIGRPVPNRCYTDTGPILERELAQRAGLGWIGRNSMLINPKAGSTFLLAEIFLGIELEVDEPSRTDHCGTCTRCVEACPTNCILPNRIIDSRRCISYLTIENKDDIPEELRPKMGDWIFGCDICQQVCPWNRFSPPGDPGLEPSIPLPVLSDDLTMTSSEFNQRFKRSPIKRAKRRGYLRNLAVAVGNAGNEKDLPVLEAAAKDEETLVSQHAEWAMNKIKSRSGFQPDNSHS
- a CDS encoding GAF domain-containing protein; this encodes MKRFDTPYMADWFAISLRWIMLVGLIVSLGLGQKLDIGSTWTLGLLIFWNLGMTALAGLNVRTSYHRRLNIAVDIILAGAFFWMQGGVRGPAFWAGLLPILTGSIYFEIIGAVVTSLIFSGLVIYTGLRNEGNLLLAVLIAGIMSLLGILFGFLGRRLMDHMRKNRSIWGDEEERKRAIQNERMRAIYELTSTLSTTLSYKRVLDSALDMSASALNPNLEPEQTTSDPLVGAVMLFNAGKLRVGSARRFTNADMRITFDGTEGILKRAIDEGEPVKFNDIGYDQELGRVVALRNCTSGYIFPLRSGFNVYGVLIFAHPEPDYFTTERTNLLDIIGRQAVIAIQNARLYQDLVEEKERLADVYEEARKKLARDLHDGPTQSVAAMAMRLNISRRMLSKDPKGANEELVKLEDLAHRTTKEIRHMLFTLRPLILESQGLAAAIQSMADKMMETFAQRVVVEIDQNAAQQLEMGKQGVIFYIIEEAVNNARKHAVADTITVRLRQVETGVVLLEIIDNGVGFDVKAITQNYEKRSSSSLGMVNLRERAELVNGLLNIESKSGRGTNVQVYIPLTEEAADRLHHARRK